The Paenibacillus thermoaerophilus DNA segment CGTGCCGATTGCGGTAAGCGCGGATGTGTCTTTCATCGCGGAGACCGCCACCATGACCATTCACCCGATTCGATTGACCGGACTGGTCATCGGCGTTCCGCAGACGTTCGAGTATTTGGACAAAATGCAGGAGCGGGTCATTCGATTCGTCGTTCGCCATTCGAATGTGACCGAAGAGAGATTCAAAGAACTGATGTTCAAAACGGGAGAACTGACTCGCGACATCGGCACGACCGTCATCGGCGCGGATGCGGTGCGTTACGGGCTGATCGACAAGGTCGGCGGGTTGGGAGACGCGCTCAAAGAGCTGAACGGGCTGATTGAGCAGCGCCGTGCGAACGATTGACGGACAGAAAGGAGGGACTCCCGCATGATTTATTCGATCGTGCCGGACGAGGTGATATACGGAGGAACCTCGGGAGGACACGGGGAGGAACGGTTGACGCGCACCGTCGAGATGGACCTGGAGGGCATCCGGATGGAGGTCGAATTGCTGGACGCCTCGCAAGCCCGGATCGTCCGGCTGCTCAGTCCGGACCCGTATGTGTATCTGAACCCTTCCCTGGCTCCCGGAACGATTATTCCGTTAACCCCCCAATGGCCTGCGGGTTGAGCCTTATGGTATAATAAGGACTCGGAGGTGTAGCCGGTGGCGGGTCGCAGAAGACGAAGCAAATCGATGAAAGCGAATTTGAAATATGAGCTCTACGGCATCATCATTTTGACGATGTCCGTTGTCGTACTGTCCCAGACCGGGTCCGTCCCCCGGTCTTTTACGTATTTGTTGCGTTTTGTGGCGGGCGTCGGCTATTGGATTTTTCCGCTCGTTGCGATATACATAGGGCTGTACGCCATGATCAAACGGGAATGGCCGAAAGGCTGGTCGAGCAAAAAGTCCGGCCTGCTGATTCTGGCGCTCGGATTTTTGCTGGAGAATCATATCCGCATGTTCAGCGCGATCGATCCGGACGGCCAGTGGACGGATTCCAGGTTTATTCTGAGCCAGACGTGGCTGAGCATGACGGAAGGCTTAAAAGATTCGGAAGGCATTCTTCGCCACGGTGTCGGCGGGGGAATGGTCGGAGCCGTTTTGTACGCGTGCCTCAGCTTTTTGTTCGATCGGACAGGCTCGCAGATCATCGTTTACGCCTTGTGGCTGATCGGGTTTTTGCTGGTCACGAACTTGTCGTTCGTCGACATCTTGCGGCGAATCCGGTCGAGAATCGGCTGGTTTGCGGACCGGTTCGGCATCCGCTGGGGCCAAGCGCTGAAGCTGATGCGGCACCGGCAGTCGCCGCCGAACGTGTCGACCAAATCGAAAGCCGCGATATCGAGGCCGGCGGCCGCATACGCGGATGACGACTGGCAGGATTGGGAGGACGACTGGGAGGAGCCGGCCAAGCCCCAACGGGCCGTTCGGCCGCAGACGGACGACCTGGACGACGAGGCTGCCGAGCCGAGGGCCAAGCCGAAATTTTTCGAATGGTTGCCTCAGATGGCGGCGTCTTTCCGGGCGAAAGCATCCGCCAAGAAAGAAGCGGCCGCCCCGGTCCCGGCGGATCACGACGATCCGGACGACGCGGATTCGCCGCCGATCGTAACCGTCAGCCCCATGAGCGGACAAGCACGGTTCGAGGAAGAGCATACTCCCGTCATCCGGGACTTTAACGATCATCCCGACCGCGCTCCCTGGGAGGAAGACGAGCCGTCGCCGCCCGTCGGCGCCGTTGCGTCTGCGGGGACGCAGGGAATCGCCTCCCAACTGCCGGCGGAAGAAGCACAGCCGGCAGTTGGGTCGAATTCGGCGGCATCATCGGGCAAAATCACCGTCAAGCTTACGCCGGATGGAGATCCGATTCCTTCCGCGGCTGAACCCAAAGCGGAAGCGATCCCGTACGAATTGCCTCCGCTACACTTGCTCCGGACGCCCAATACGAGCGGCCGAAGCGGCGAACAGAACGACTTTAAAGCGATGGCCCGCAAGCTGGAAGCAACGCTGGAGAGCTTCGGCGTCCGCGCCAAAGTGCTGGAGGTCGTCAGAGGGCCTGCGGTGACGCGGTTCGAGATTCAGCCCGACGTCGGCGTTAAAGTCAGCCGGATCGTCAGTCTGACGGACGATATCGCGCTTGCGCTTGCGGCCAAGGATATTCGGATGGAAGCCCCGATCCCGGGCAAATCCGCGATCGGCATCGAGGTGCCGAACAACGAGGTGTCGGTCGTCACGCTGCGGGAAGTGATGGAAAGCGCGGCGTTCCAGGATTCCTCGTCCCGTCTGACAATCGCGTTCGGGCGGGACATCAGTGGACAAGCGATCGTCGGCAATCTGGCGCGCATGCCTCACCTGCTCGTTGCGGGCGCGACGGGCTCGGGCAAATCCGTATGTATCAACGGGATCATCACAAGCATTTTGTACAAGGCAAAGCCCGACGAAGTGCGCTTCCTGATGATCGACCCCAAGATGGTCGAGCTGAACGTGTACAACGGCATTCCGCACCTGCTCGCGCCGGTCGTGACCGATCCGAGGAGAGCGTCGCTGGCGCTGAAGAAAATCGTCAGCGAGATGGAGAAACGGTACGAGCTGTTCTCGAAGTCGGGCACCCGCAATATCGACGGATACAACAACTGGATCGCCGAGCGGGGAGGGGAGGCGCTGCCGTATATCGTTGTCATCGTCGACGAGCTCGCGGACCTGATGATGGTGGCGGCGGGAGACGTCGAAGATTCCATCTGCCGGCTCGCCCAGATGGCGCGCGCGGCGGGAATCCATCTCATCATCGCGACGCAGAGACCGTCCGTCGATGTCATCACGGGCGTCATCAAGGCCAACATCCCGTCGAGGATCGCGTTCGGCGTCTCCTCCCAGGTCGATTCCCGGACGATTCTGGACATGGTGGGAGCGGAGAAGCTGCTGGGCCGGGGGGACATGCTGTTTTTGCCGATGGGAGCTTCGAAGCCCGTCCGCGTGCAGGGGGCGTTCCTCTCCGATTCCGAGGTGGAGGCCGTCGTGACGTTCGTCAAAAACTCCGGACAAGGCCAGGTGAACTACCGCGAGGAGCTTGTGCCCGAAGTGGAAGAGCAGACGGAAGCGGCCTTGGAATTCGAGGACGAGCTGTTCGATCAGGCGGTCCAGATCGTGCTGGAGTCCAAGCAGGCATCCGTCTCCCTGCTTCAGCGGCGCATGCGGGTCGGGTATACCCGGGCCGCCAGACTGATCGACTCCATGGAGGTGCGCGGCATTGTCGGACCGTATGAGGGCAGCAAGCCCCGGGAAGTTCTGATGACGATCGAGCAGTACCAGCAAACCAAGATTTCTTCCTGACGCCTTTTTTGAATAAGAGCCGCCGCATTTCCCATAATAAGCGTACAGACGGCATTCGCCGACGCTAATGGGAAAGGTTGAAGATCCATGAGAATGCGGCTTGTATGGCTGACAGCCAGCATCATGATTGTGTTGTTAGGCGCCATGTCGTTGAAGCAGGCTTGGCAGAAACCCGAGGCGGAAGCCGTATTCAGCAATGCGGTCATCAAATACGGCTCGCGCGGGGAAGACGTGTACGAGCTTCAGGGGCGGATGAAATATTTGGGGTTCTACCACGGCAAGATTGACGGCATATTCGGCCCGCAGACCCTAAAGTCTCTCCGCTGGTTTCAAAGCGAATTCGGCTTGAAGGTCGACGGCATCGCCGGCGGCAAGACGAAGGTGAAGCTGTGGGAAGCGACCAAACAGTGGTCGCCGGACCGGACGCCGCGCGAGGACGGCGCGGCGGGGGGCGGAGGCGCCTCGGGCGCGCCCGCCAGGGCGCCGTCGAATTCGGCCAACCGTCTCGGCTTATCCGAGCAGGATATCAAGCTGATGGCCAACGCCGTCTACGGGGAAGCCCGCGGCGAGCCGTACGAAGGCCAAGTGGCCGTCGCGGCCGTCATCCTGAACCGCGTGCGCTCTCCGGAGTTTCCGGACACGGTGTCGGGCGTCATATTCGAGCCCGGCGCGTTTACGGCGGTCGCAGACGGACAAATCTGGCTGACGCCGAACGAAACGGCCCGCCGCGCGGTGATGGACGCCATTAACGGGGTCGATCCGACGGACGGCTGCCTGTACTATTTCAACCCGAAAACGGCGACATCGGCCTGGATCTGGACGAGGCCCCAATACAAGCAGATCGGCCAGCATATCTTTTGCCGTTGAATGACGCTGCATGCCAAGCGGGCGACCGGAGGACGGTTCGCCCGCTTGGCGTGAACGCGCCGCAACGCGAAGGCGCGGGCGCGGCCGATTTGCGGGCCGGGGCCGGTCGGGAATATAATGGATACAGACTGTGAATCGGAAGGAGACGGCACTGACATGAACCATGAGGCGGGAACCAAATTTGAACGGGACACCGTTCGGAATATCCGGATTCACGTGCTGCCGACCGATCGGTTCAAGACGTATGCGATATCGATGTATGCGGGATGCGTGCTGGACGAGGACAACGTTACGCCGACAGCGCTCATCCCGTTCGTGCTGCGGCGCGGCTCCAGGGAGTACCCGGAGACGAAGGCGTTCCGCGAGCGTCTGGACGATTTGTATGGGGCCGGATTCGGGTTCGACGTTTACAAGCGCGGCGACTATCAGTTGGTTCAGTTTCGTCTCGACATTATCGACGACCGGTACGTGCAAGGAACGGATTCGCTGCTGGAAGACGCCTTGACGTTTCTCGGCGGAGCCGTGACCGCGCCTTATCTGGTGAACGGAGGCTTCTCGCCTCGTTACGTGGAAGCCGAGAAGGATACGCTGCGCAAGCGGCAGGAGGCGATTGTGAACGACAAGATCCGCTACGCCGCTGAACGGTGCCTGGAGGAGATGTGCGCCGGCGAACCGTACCGGCTGCATCCTCTCGGCTTGCGCGACCGGATTGCCCCGCTGACGCCGGAAGCGCTGTACGCGAGATACCGGGAATGGCTTGCGTCGGCTCCGATCGATCTTTACGTCGTCGGCCGGACGACCGCCGAAGCCGTCAAAAATGCGGTGGAACGGACGTTCGAGATGGAGCGCTCGGTCTGTCCGGCATACGAGTACCGGACCGGCCACAAGCCGGCGGGCGAAGTGAAGCGCGTCGTCGAGCGTCTGGACGTCGGCCAAGGCAAATTAAACATGGGGCTGAGGACGTACACGACCTTCGCCGACGATCAATATCCGGCGCTGTTGATGTACAACGGCGTGCTGGGCGGTTATCCCCATTCGAAGCTGTTTATGAATGTCCGGGAAAAAGCGAGCCTGGCCTATTACGCGTCTTCGCGCCTGGACGGCCACAAGGGCATTTTGACCGTACAATCCGGCATCGAGATCGGCAACTACGACAAGGCGGTCCGG contains these protein-coding regions:
- a CDS encoding YlzJ-like family protein translates to MIYSIVPDEVIYGGTSGGHGEERLTRTVEMDLEGIRMEVELLDASQARIVRLLSPDPYVYLNPSLAPGTIIPLTPQWPAG
- a CDS encoding DNA translocase FtsK; translated protein: MAGRRRRSKSMKANLKYELYGIIILTMSVVVLSQTGSVPRSFTYLLRFVAGVGYWIFPLVAIYIGLYAMIKREWPKGWSSKKSGLLILALGFLLENHIRMFSAIDPDGQWTDSRFILSQTWLSMTEGLKDSEGILRHGVGGGMVGAVLYACLSFLFDRTGSQIIVYALWLIGFLLVTNLSFVDILRRIRSRIGWFADRFGIRWGQALKLMRHRQSPPNVSTKSKAAISRPAAAYADDDWQDWEDDWEEPAKPQRAVRPQTDDLDDEAAEPRAKPKFFEWLPQMAASFRAKASAKKEAAAPVPADHDDPDDADSPPIVTVSPMSGQARFEEEHTPVIRDFNDHPDRAPWEEDEPSPPVGAVASAGTQGIASQLPAEEAQPAVGSNSAASSGKITVKLTPDGDPIPSAAEPKAEAIPYELPPLHLLRTPNTSGRSGEQNDFKAMARKLEATLESFGVRAKVLEVVRGPAVTRFEIQPDVGVKVSRIVSLTDDIALALAAKDIRMEAPIPGKSAIGIEVPNNEVSVVTLREVMESAAFQDSSSRLTIAFGRDISGQAIVGNLARMPHLLVAGATGSGKSVCINGIITSILYKAKPDEVRFLMIDPKMVELNVYNGIPHLLAPVVTDPRRASLALKKIVSEMEKRYELFSKSGTRNIDGYNNWIAERGGEALPYIVVIVDELADLMMVAAGDVEDSICRLAQMARAAGIHLIIATQRPSVDVITGVIKANIPSRIAFGVSSQVDSRTILDMVGAEKLLGRGDMLFLPMGASKPVRVQGAFLSDSEVEAVVTFVKNSGQGQVNYREELVPEVEEQTEAALEFEDELFDQAVQIVLESKQASVSLLQRRMRVGYTRAARLIDSMEVRGIVGPYEGSKPREVLMTIEQYQQTKISS
- the sleB gene encoding spore cortex-lytic enzyme; translated protein: MRMRLVWLTASIMIVLLGAMSLKQAWQKPEAEAVFSNAVIKYGSRGEDVYELQGRMKYLGFYHGKIDGIFGPQTLKSLRWFQSEFGLKVDGIAGGKTKVKLWEATKQWSPDRTPREDGAAGGGGASGAPARAPSNSANRLGLSEQDIKLMANAVYGEARGEPYEGQVAVAAVILNRVRSPEFPDTVSGVIFEPGAFTAVADGQIWLTPNETARRAVMDAINGVDPTDGCLYYFNPKTATSAWIWTRPQYKQIGQHIFCR
- the yfmF gene encoding EF-P 5-aminopentanol modification-associated protein YfmF, whose translation is MNHEAGTKFERDTVRNIRIHVLPTDRFKTYAISMYAGCVLDEDNVTPTALIPFVLRRGSREYPETKAFRERLDDLYGAGFGFDVYKRGDYQLVQFRLDIIDDRYVQGTDSLLEDALTFLGGAVTAPYLVNGGFSPRYVEAEKDTLRKRQEAIVNDKIRYAAERCLEEMCAGEPYRLHPLGLRDRIAPLTPEALYARYREWLASAPIDLYVVGRTTAEAVKNAVERTFEMERSVCPAYEYRTGHKPAGEVKRVVERLDVGQGKLNMGLRTYTTFADDQYPALLMYNGVLGGYPHSKLFMNVREKASLAYYASSRLDGHKGILTVQSGIEIGNYDKAVRIIEEQLEQMRQGAVSELEMTQTKAMIANQLRESRDSAFETIALDFNGVLSGRHRPVDELIEDIRSVTAEQIARTAQQVKLDTIYFLRDREGGD